In Candidatus Nitrosotenuis cloacae, the following proteins share a genomic window:
- the glyA gene encoding serine hydroxymethyltransferase, translating into MSKSAYKESYKKILADLQVHNKWFENSIPLIASENVPSPAVKEALLSDFGNRYAEGWPGERVYAGCIYIDKVEIQCMNLAKKLYKAEFADVRPISGVVANLAIYSAFTNPGDVMIAPSIPAGGHISHGKKEHSGTAGLVHGLDVEFYPFDADEMTIDVDKTKQKVEELKKANRLPKMAMFGGSLFLFPHPVKELSDFLKGHNMHINYDAAHVAGLIAGGQFQDPLREGADTMTMSTHKTLFGPQGGLVLGFEKHGEAIKKATFPGLTSSHHIHHMAAKAITFAEALEFGKDYAKQVIKNAKALAVALSDSGFKVLGERRGFTQSHQIAVNVLDYSDGGKVEADMEKANIIVNRQLIPGDIKAGRNYFHPGGIRLGVSEITRLGMKESEMREIAGFIKNVVIDKKDPKKLAAKVKVFRKDYQKVKYCWDNKLGAYEYVKLR; encoded by the coding sequence ATGAGCAAGTCTGCATACAAGGAATCCTACAAAAAAATCCTGGCAGACCTGCAAGTACACAACAAGTGGTTTGAGAACTCTATTCCCCTAATAGCAAGCGAGAATGTGCCAAGTCCTGCAGTAAAGGAGGCCCTTTTGTCCGACTTTGGAAACCGTTATGCGGAGGGATGGCCAGGCGAGCGCGTCTACGCAGGCTGCATCTACATCGACAAAGTCGAGATCCAGTGCATGAACTTGGCAAAGAAGCTCTACAAGGCGGAGTTTGCGGACGTAAGGCCGATTTCAGGCGTTGTTGCCAATCTAGCAATTTACTCAGCATTTACAAATCCTGGAGACGTGATGATCGCCCCCTCTATTCCGGCAGGCGGCCACATCTCGCATGGAAAGAAGGAACATTCTGGAACCGCCGGCCTCGTCCACGGACTGGACGTCGAGTTCTATCCGTTTGACGCAGACGAGATGACAATCGACGTTGACAAGACAAAGCAAAAGGTCGAGGAGCTGAAAAAGGCAAACAGGTTGCCCAAGATGGCAATGTTTGGCGGCTCGCTCTTTTTGTTCCCCCACCCAGTAAAGGAGCTGTCAGATTTTCTAAAAGGCCACAACATGCACATTAACTATGACGCTGCACACGTTGCAGGTCTTATTGCAGGCGGTCAGTTCCAAGATCCCCTAAGGGAGGGAGCTGACACCATGACGATGAGCACCCACAAGACGCTGTTTGGCCCGCAGGGCGGACTGGTGCTTGGATTTGAAAAGCACGGCGAGGCAATCAAAAAGGCAACATTCCCAGGACTCACAAGCAGCCACCACATCCACCACATGGCTGCAAAGGCAATCACGTTTGCAGAGGCACTAGAATTTGGAAAGGATTACGCAAAGCAGGTGATCAAAAACGCAAAGGCGCTTGCAGTGGCGCTCAGCGACTCTGGATTCAAGGTGCTGGGAGAAAGGCGAGGGTTCACGCAGTCCCACCAGATCGCAGTAAACGTCCTGGACTATTCCGACGGCGGAAAGGTCGAGGCGGACATGGAAAAGGCAAACATCATAGTAAACAGGCAGCTCATCCCAGGCGACATCAAGGCCGGAAGAAACTACTTCCATCCGGGAGGAATCAGGCTTGGCGTCTCCGAGATAACCAGGCTTGGCATGAAGGAATCGGAGATGAGGGAGATTGCCGGATTCATCAAGAATGTGGTAATTGACAAAAAGGATCCAAAGAAGCTTGCCGCAAAGGTCAAGGTGTTCCGAAAGGACTACCAGAAGGTAAAGTACTGCTGGGACAACAAGCTTGGCGCCTACGAGTACGTAAAACTGCGGTAA
- a CDS encoding Cdc6/Cdc18 family protein: protein MVEDPVDRLLDAVESGKSIIKNRNVLHFTYLPDTILHRTEEQEKITQSLLPILKQSRPSNLLVYGKPGTGKTLVVKKILLKIQQRAEKTKFPIKLIYTNSKEETTLYGLLVSIGRQLGLSEKELPPSGLAISEVFKRLLKSIEENQFNIVFVIDEIDYLAQLVSKTGKDVLYQLTRANERLKKGSLTLVGISNDLTFKERLDPRVISSLSEEEAVFTNYSVNQLKEILQDRIKMAFLDDVVDDSALNLCAAMAGREHGDARRAIDLLRVAGEIAEREQSDKVREEHIRTASQTMEEDKEVTALRSYPLHEKLLIVAVMKASGLSTGEIYSAYKSLCKTIRQKELTQRRVTQMLSEIEMSGIISGKIIHQGIHGRTKKFALTISSDTVKETFKDEATLEDII from the coding sequence TTGGTTGAGGATCCGGTGGATCGCCTACTGGACGCAGTGGAGAGCGGCAAATCGATCATAAAAAACAGGAACGTTTTACATTTTACATACCTTCCAGATACCATCCTACATAGAACGGAAGAGCAGGAAAAGATAACCCAATCACTACTTCCCATCCTAAAACAATCAAGACCGTCAAATCTCTTGGTGTATGGCAAGCCAGGCACCGGCAAGACCTTGGTGGTAAAGAAAATACTCTTAAAAATACAACAAAGGGCCGAAAAGACCAAGTTTCCAATAAAACTGATCTACACAAACTCAAAGGAGGAGACGACCCTGTACGGCCTACTTGTCAGCATCGGCAGGCAGCTTGGCCTGTCGGAAAAGGAACTTCCACCATCCGGCCTTGCAATAAGCGAGGTGTTCAAGAGGCTGCTAAAATCAATCGAGGAAAACCAATTCAACATAGTATTTGTCATAGACGAGATAGACTACCTAGCTCAACTTGTATCAAAGACTGGAAAGGACGTCCTATACCAACTTACGAGGGCAAACGAGAGACTCAAGAAGGGCTCACTCACACTTGTCGGCATATCAAACGACCTCACCTTCAAGGAGAGGCTTGACCCGCGCGTAATCAGCTCACTTAGTGAGGAGGAGGCGGTATTTACCAATTACAGTGTAAATCAGCTAAAGGAGATTCTCCAAGACAGAATCAAGATGGCGTTCCTAGACGACGTGGTGGACGACTCGGCCCTGAACCTGTGCGCGGCCATGGCCGGAAGGGAGCACGGCGACGCAAGGAGGGCAATAGATCTGCTCAGGGTCGCAGGCGAGATTGCCGAGCGGGAGCAGTCGGACAAGGTCCGAGAGGAGCACATCAGGACTGCGTCGCAGACGATGGAGGAGGACAAGGAGGTAACGGCGCTTAGATCGTACCCGCTGCACGAAAAACTACTCATAGTTGCCGTGATGAAGGCATCCGGCCTTTCCACGGGGGAGATCTATTCTGCGTACAAGTCGCTCTGCAAAACCATACGACAAAAAGAGCTGACGCAGAGGCGCGTCACCCAGATGCTAAGCGAGATCGAGATGTCGGGGATAATATCGGGAAAAATAATCCACCAGGGAATTCACGGAAGGACCAAAAAGTTCGCACTCACAATATCGTCTGATACAGTAAAGGAGACCTTCAAGGACGAGGCCACCCTGGAAGATATTATCTAG
- a CDS encoding DNA polymerase II large subunit → MSENTAISRLKGIPMPDYYLDYFDNISEDTSKIFQHAAQAKSTLVDSSGIIEPKIAFDLSDRVAKMHDIDIAEPLRELLKTKGKELAALEMAKNIALGRYLPEDTPLEDRLDNAVRVGLAIVTEGVTIAPLQGISSVTIKKNRDGTDYLSVSIAGPMRSAGGTESAVTMLIADYVRQIVGLQKYQANAFDDETGRFVEELRIYERDVSSFQYHVLDEDIITVISNLPVELDGVDTDPNEVVNHKNMARIKTDRVRGGALRVLNDGLIGRAKKLLKRIELYKLDGWDWLGQLKGAVQKGDEDDSASKRLKEVIAGRSVLSLPNKIGGFRLRYGRACNTGFAAVGIHPVVAEILNHTVAVGTQIKLDVPGKGATIAFVDTLETPIVRLRGGNVVRIRDVEHGIKIRDQIEKILFLGDILISFGDFLENNAQLIPSGYVEEYWVEDLRQKLLKYADSEYAEFLDRTPTLEEALEISLNFKIPLHPKYLFYWEQITVDELRRLASPLKIDEQEIRYAADCKKILENLGVPHAVSDDAITVGGEEAEIFYQLLFSNPLDYSGTVQEIILKSSGIPIRNKFSTSIGVRIGRPEKAAARLMKPPVHTLFPIGDRGGNTRDLLKASAAASFYCNIYNRMCKVCNEPSISINCQKCGNKTAVEFVCQICRAVLESPFCQKCKKKASTHNFKQFPLKEKIIAAQEKTGIRVQEPFKGVMELINQDRIAEPLEKGLIRQSLDLTVFKDGTVRFDATNSPLTHFRPAWIGTSIETLHRLGYTHDADGNPLTSPDQMVEIKMQDVIIPNESGRYLVQVCKYIDMELEKFYGKTPFYNVRNTDELVGHLIIGLAPHTSVGIVGRIIGYTETHVCFATPNWHSAKRRDADGDADSIMLLMDALLNFSRQFLSDKIGGLMDAPLLIQPTVLPHESQPQAHNFEVVKRLPLEFFEDTIQKKKAGQVTSVEIIKSRLETEAQFHGYHYTHSTSTLTTSRSRSAYSTLNSMLDKFDLQIRNADLISAVDTTEIVTNVITTHLVPDIIGNLRAYGRQKFRCTSCGRKYRRTPLLQHCICGNNLIQTITRASIEKYLRLAKRLVERYDVGPYLKGRISTLGDEIELVFGKKSGDQLLLTDYQ, encoded by the coding sequence ATGTCTGAAAACACGGCGATCTCCCGCCTAAAGGGGATCCCAATGCCCGATTATTACCTAGATTATTTCGATAACATCTCCGAGGATACGTCCAAGATATTCCAGCACGCAGCGCAGGCCAAATCCACGCTGGTGGACTCGTCTGGAATCATAGAGCCAAAGATTGCGTTTGACCTCTCGGACCGGGTAGCAAAGATGCACGACATCGACATCGCAGAGCCCCTACGTGAGCTCCTCAAGACCAAGGGAAAGGAGCTTGCCGCGCTGGAGATGGCAAAGAACATCGCCCTGGGAAGGTACCTTCCTGAGGACACCCCGCTTGAGGACAGGCTGGACAACGCCGTCCGGGTCGGCCTTGCCATAGTCACGGAAGGCGTCACAATAGCCCCGCTGCAGGGAATCAGCAGCGTCACAATCAAAAAGAACAGGGACGGAACGGACTATCTTTCCGTCTCAATTGCCGGGCCCATGCGTTCGGCAGGGGGTACGGAATCCGCAGTCACCATGCTCATTGCCGACTATGTGCGCCAGATAGTGGGACTGCAAAAATACCAGGCAAACGCCTTTGACGACGAGACGGGCAGGTTCGTAGAGGAACTGCGCATCTACGAGCGGGACGTGAGCAGCTTCCAGTACCACGTTCTGGACGAGGACATCATCACGGTGATCTCCAACCTGCCGGTGGAGCTTGACGGCGTGGACACAGACCCAAACGAGGTGGTAAACCACAAGAACATGGCCAGGATAAAGACCGACCGCGTCCGGGGCGGCGCGCTTCGCGTGCTAAACGACGGCCTGATAGGCAGGGCAAAGAAACTGCTCAAGAGAATCGAACTGTACAAGCTTGACGGATGGGACTGGCTAGGTCAGCTAAAGGGAGCAGTCCAGAAGGGAGACGAGGACGACTCTGCCTCAAAAAGGCTCAAGGAGGTGATCGCCGGAAGGTCGGTCCTCTCACTGCCAAACAAGATAGGCGGCTTTAGGCTCAGGTACGGAAGGGCGTGCAATACGGGCTTTGCGGCTGTGGGAATACACCCAGTCGTGGCAGAGATTCTAAACCACACCGTCGCAGTCGGGACCCAGATAAAGCTGGACGTTCCTGGAAAGGGCGCCACGATCGCGTTTGTGGACACGCTGGAGACGCCCATTGTGAGGCTCCGGGGCGGTAACGTGGTAAGGATAAGGGACGTAGAGCACGGCATCAAGATACGCGACCAGATAGAAAAGATACTCTTCCTTGGAGACATTCTCATATCGTTTGGCGACTTTCTTGAGAACAACGCGCAGCTGATCCCGTCCGGATATGTCGAGGAGTACTGGGTCGAGGACCTAAGACAAAAGCTCCTCAAATATGCAGACTCCGAGTACGCAGAGTTTTTGGACAGGACACCTACACTCGAGGAGGCGCTAGAGATATCGCTTAACTTCAAGATCCCGCTTCACCCAAAATACCTGTTTTACTGGGAGCAGATAACGGTGGACGAGTTGAGGCGCCTTGCATCGCCGCTCAAAATCGACGAGCAGGAGATCCGGTACGCCGCAGACTGCAAGAAAATCCTAGAGAACCTCGGCGTCCCGCATGCAGTATCTGACGACGCCATAACGGTCGGCGGTGAGGAGGCCGAGATATTCTACCAACTGCTATTCTCAAACCCGCTAGACTATTCTGGCACGGTCCAGGAGATCATCCTAAAGTCGTCGGGGATTCCGATAAGAAACAAGTTCTCTACGTCGATTGGCGTGCGAATCGGCAGGCCCGAAAAGGCCGCAGCCAGGCTGATGAAGCCGCCGGTGCACACGTTGTTTCCGATCGGAGACAGGGGCGGAAACACACGCGACCTGCTCAAGGCAAGCGCCGCAGCCAGCTTTTACTGCAACATCTACAATAGGATGTGCAAGGTCTGCAACGAGCCGTCCATTAGCATCAACTGCCAAAAGTGCGGAAACAAGACCGCAGTGGAGTTCGTCTGCCAGATATGCAGGGCCGTCCTCGAGTCGCCGTTCTGCCAAAAGTGCAAGAAAAAGGCGTCCACCCACAACTTCAAGCAATTCCCCCTAAAGGAGAAGATAATCGCGGCCCAGGAAAAGACCGGCATCAGGGTGCAGGAGCCATTCAAGGGGGTGATGGAACTGATCAACCAGGACAGGATAGCAGAGCCGCTAGAAAAGGGGCTCATCAGGCAGAGCCTAGACCTTACCGTATTCAAGGACGGGACGGTCCGCTTTGATGCGACAAACTCGCCCCTGACGCACTTTAGGCCGGCCTGGATAGGCACCTCGATTGAGACGCTCCACAGACTGGGGTACACGCACGACGCGGACGGAAACCCGCTGACCAGCCCCGACCAGATGGTGGAGATAAAGATGCAGGACGTGATAATTCCAAACGAGTCGGGCAGGTACCTGGTGCAGGTCTGCAAATACATCGACATGGAGCTTGAAAAATTCTACGGCAAGACGCCATTTTACAACGTCAGAAACACGGACGAGCTTGTGGGCCATCTGATAATCGGCCTTGCCCCGCACACATCGGTCGGAATAGTCGGAAGGATTATCGGGTACACCGAAACGCACGTCTGCTTTGCCACCCCGAACTGGCACTCTGCAAAAAGGCGCGACGCGGACGGCGACGCAGACTCTATCATGCTGCTGATGGACGCGCTGCTCAACTTTTCAAGGCAGTTCCTCTCAGACAAGATAGGCGGGCTGATGGACGCCCCGCTGCTCATCCAGCCGACCGTGCTGCCGCACGAGTCGCAGCCGCAGGCGCACAACTTTGAGGTGGTAAAGAGGCTGCCGCTCGAGTTCTTTGAGGATACGATACAAAAGAAAAAGGCAGGCCAGGTGACATCAGTTGAGATAATCAAGTCCCGCCTGGAGACGGAGGCGCAGTTCCACGGATACCACTATACACACTCGACGTCCACACTCACCACGTCAAGGTCGCGCAGTGCGTACTCTACTCTCAACTCGATGCTTGACAAGTTCGACCTGCAGATAAGAAACGCCGACCTCATATCGGCAGTGGACACGACCGAGATTGTGACAAACGTGATCACAACTCACCTGGTACCAGACATCATAGGGAACCTGCGCGCGTACGGCAGGCAAAAGTTCAGGTGCACCTCATGCGGAAGAAAGTACCGAAGGACGCCGCTTCTCCAACACTGCATATGCGGCAACAATCTCATCCAGACCATAACTCGGGCGTCAATTGAGAAATACCTGCGGCTGGCAAAGAGGCTGGTCGAGAGATATGACGTGGGCCCGTACCTGAAGGGAAGAATCTCGACACTTGGGGACGAGATAGAACTTGTGTTCGGCAAGAAGAGCGGCGACCAGCTGCTGCTGACCGATTATCAGTAA
- a CDS encoding geranylgeranylglyceryl/heptaprenylglyceryl phosphate synthase, producing MGKVEQSLLAKSKKSPLIFVLIDSEVSKIKESVNLAKSVERIGAAAILVGGSSAINQIEMAQVVKTIKKAVKIPIILFPGNVTGVVPHADAILFSSLMNSENPYYITQAQALGAPTVLKFGLEPLPTAYIIIGEGTTAWFVGAARGIPFDKPGIAAAYCLSAQFLGMRFVYLEAGSGAKQSVRPEMIRAVRRVFNGFLIVGGGIRDAKTARELAQAGADALVIGTLLEKEKDSLKKLAEIANSIKNARK from the coding sequence ATGGGCAAAGTAGAGCAGTCGTTGCTGGCCAAGAGTAAAAAATCGCCGCTCATCTTCGTGCTGATTGACTCCGAGGTATCAAAGATCAAAGAGTCGGTCAACCTTGCAAAGAGTGTTGAGAGGATTGGGGCTGCTGCCATTCTTGTGGGCGGCTCCTCTGCAATAAATCAAATTGAGATGGCACAAGTTGTAAAAACTATAAAAAAAGCTGTAAAAATTCCAATAATTCTATTTCCTGGGAACGTAACGGGGGTGGTACCACATGCGGACGCCATCCTGTTCAGCTCCCTGATGAACTCGGAAAACCCGTACTATATCACTCAGGCACAGGCCTTGGGCGCCCCAACGGTGCTAAAGTTCGGCCTCGAACCGCTGCCTACTGCATACATCATAATAGGCGAGGGCACCACCGCGTGGTTCGTAGGCGCGGCAAGGGGAATCCCGTTTGACAAGCCGGGCATTGCGGCGGCATACTGCCTTTCGGCACAGTTCCTGGGAATGAGGTTTGTCTACCTGGAGGCAGGCTCCGGCGCAAAGCAAAGTGTAAGGCCTGAGATGATCCGGGCGGTAAGGCGCGTCTTTAACGGCTTTCTGATAGTGGGCGGCGGAATCAGGGACGCCAAGACGGCGCGCGAGCTGGCACAGGCAGGAGCCGACGCGCTGGTCATAGGAACCCTCCTGGAAAAGGAGAAGGACAGCCTCAAAAAGCTAGCCGAAATAGCAAATAGTATCAAGAACGCTAGGAAGTAG
- the thsB gene encoding thermosome subunit beta gives MSAQIPKGNLPVILLKEGATESKGREAQRNNIAAAKIIAEVVHSSLGPRGMDKMLVDSLGDVTITNDGATILKEIDVQHPAAKMLVEISKTTDSEVGDGTTSAVVLAGALLKNAESLINQDVHPTIIVDGYRKAQRKVLQFLKEIAEEVTANDKHILAKIARTSMQTKLVRKDSDHLADLVVRAVVAVAEKEGTKFVVDQDDVKVEKKAGGSMKDSTLVEGIVLDKEVVHSGMPKKITEAKIALINTALEIDKTEFDAKINISNPQQMKTFLDEENRMLKNMVDKVIASGASVLLCQKGIDDMAQHYLARAGILAVRRVKESDMAKLAKATGARIVTNLDDLFEKDLGIAQLVEERKIEEDRWVFIEGCKNPKAVTLLLRGGSQRVVDEVERSVHDAVMVVKDVMVNPSIVAGGGAPETYCATKLRHWAKSLEGREQLAVEKFADSLEEIPLTLSENAGMDPIDTLTTLRSKQQKGEKWTGIDVMKAKVGNMKTGDIIEPLAVKNQIVTAATEAACMILRIDDVIAIAKSGPPMPGGGMPDMGGMGGMGMPGMGGMGGMDMGGMGEM, from the coding sequence ATGAGCGCACAGATACCAAAGGGCAATTTACCAGTAATTCTACTAAAAGAGGGCGCGACCGAAAGCAAGGGTCGAGAAGCCCAGAGAAATAATATCGCGGCAGCAAAAATAATCGCCGAGGTAGTTCACAGCAGCCTTGGACCAAGAGGAATGGACAAGATGCTGGTGGACTCACTTGGGGATGTCACAATAACAAACGACGGCGCAACCATTCTAAAAGAAATAGACGTCCAGCACCCGGCAGCAAAGATGCTAGTGGAGATATCCAAGACGACCGACAGCGAGGTCGGAGACGGAACAACATCCGCAGTGGTCTTGGCAGGAGCACTGCTGAAGAACGCCGAGTCGCTGATCAACCAGGATGTCCACCCGACAATAATCGTGGACGGATATAGAAAAGCGCAAAGAAAGGTATTACAATTTTTAAAGGAAATCGCAGAGGAGGTAACGGCAAACGACAAGCACATCCTTGCAAAGATTGCCAGAACATCCATGCAGACAAAGCTTGTCCGAAAGGACTCTGATCACCTAGCAGATCTTGTTGTCCGGGCGGTGGTCGCAGTCGCAGAAAAAGAGGGCACCAAGTTCGTAGTGGACCAGGACGACGTAAAGGTAGAGAAAAAGGCAGGCGGCTCCATGAAGGACTCGACACTGGTCGAGGGAATAGTCCTTGACAAGGAGGTGGTCCACAGTGGAATGCCAAAAAAGATCACAGAGGCAAAGATAGCACTAATCAACACGGCACTAGAGATTGACAAGACCGAGTTTGACGCAAAGATAAACATCTCAAACCCACAACAGATGAAGACGTTTCTGGACGAGGAGAACAGAATGCTCAAAAACATGGTAGACAAGGTCATCGCATCTGGCGCAAGCGTACTGCTGTGTCAGAAAGGAATCGACGACATGGCGCAGCACTACCTGGCACGAGCAGGCATTCTGGCGGTAAGGCGCGTAAAGGAAAGCGACATGGCCAAGCTTGCAAAGGCAACTGGCGCAAGAATCGTCACCAACCTTGACGACCTATTTGAGAAGGATCTTGGTATAGCGCAACTTGTCGAGGAAAGAAAGATCGAAGAGGACAGATGGGTCTTCATCGAGGGATGCAAGAATCCAAAGGCAGTGACCCTGCTGTTGAGGGGAGGATCCCAGAGAGTTGTAGACGAGGTGGAGAGATCGGTCCACGACGCAGTCATGGTGGTAAAGGACGTAATGGTAAACCCTTCAATTGTTGCAGGAGGCGGAGCGCCGGAGACATACTGCGCAACAAAGCTTCGACACTGGGCAAAGTCACTTGAGGGACGTGAGCAGCTTGCGGTGGAAAAATTCGCAGACTCGCTTGAGGAGATTCCTCTGACGCTCTCGGAAAACGCCGGAATGGACCCAATTGACACACTTACCACGTTGAGATCAAAGCAGCAAAAGGGAGAAAAGTGGACTGGAATCGACGTCATGAAGGCCAAGGTAGGCAACATGAAGACCGGCGACATCATCGAGCCGCTCGCAGTAAAGAACCAGATAGTCACTGCGGCAACTGAGGCTGCCTGCATGATTCTAAGAATAGACGACGTAATCGCAATCGCCAAATCTGGACCACCAATGCCGGGAGGAGGAATGCCTGATATGGGAGGCATGGGCGGCATGGGAATGCCTGGCATGGGAGGCATGGGTGGAATGGATATGGGCGGAATGGGCGAGATGTGA
- a CDS encoding winged helix DNA-binding protein: MLVEIPDPQVIIGVIVAFVVGVFGMMIYGKIKAFSSQKGEDPAYLSRLEYYERQLIDMKIRMDALDLDEAAPPQQVIEKIEPVLEKKAPEPVKKEAEKAVSKPRMPNMDFNGIAEHVLGLITVKEMTSRDIQITIGRSREHTSRLMKRLFEEGLVERNEKRKPFTYKITEKGRSRIGTLEQSVTA, encoded by the coding sequence ATGTTAGTAGAGATTCCTGACCCCCAAGTAATCATAGGTGTGATTGTTGCGTTTGTTGTTGGCGTGTTCGGTATGATGATTTATGGCAAAATTAAGGCATTTTCGAGCCAAAAGGGTGAGGATCCGGCCTATCTGTCACGCCTAGAGTACTATGAAAGGCAGTTAATTGACATGAAGATACGCATGGACGCCCTTGATCTGGACGAGGCTGCACCACCGCAGCAGGTAATCGAGAAGATTGAGCCTGTTTTGGAGAAAAAGGCGCCAGAACCGGTCAAAAAGGAGGCTGAAAAGGCGGTTTCAAAGCCAAGAATGCCCAATATGGACTTTAATGGCATAGCAGAGCACGTCCTAGGATTAATCACAGTCAAGGAAATGACGTCACGTGACATCCAAATCACGATAGGAAGGAGCAGGGAGCATACGTCAAGGCTCATGAAGCGGCTTTTCGAGGAGGGTTTGGTGGAAAGGAATGAGAAGAGAAAGCCTTTCACCTACAAGATCACCGAGAAGGGACGATCTAGGATAGGAACCTTGGAGCAGTCCGTTACGGCCTAA
- a CDS encoding DNA-directed DNA polymerase II small subunit, translated as MIKDVGAALDFALNKGFQVHPDALRILEQIEVKELERIIKQVVKEKERQRLYLISQKDLEIFLGIDEDEVLDDHAEILFDPTPKIASAEGVAGFNALFTSRFSKMKRIISNRPEAKMLKSVSAVLSVKSKDEIYICGLVTERKTDRNVTRISVEDDTGVIETIVIDEDLQKVASSLLMDQFVMEKIVASKNGGFIVKDIIMPDVPEHAPNRSKTETYALFLSDMHIGSKYFMEKEFTEMVEWLSSQDPTARKIRFVVIGGDVVDGIGIYPNQDKELVALNTADQLKLFFEAIDKIPQHIKVFISPGNHDPGRRALPQPAIPAKYCPSLWGRKNFFMVGNPAMISLNGVKVLIFHGQSVDDIVKTTPGLSYDKPAKVMQALLKARHLSPIYGAQTPIAPETEDLMVIDEVPDIFHTGHVHVVDLDLYRGTLLINSGAWQAQTPFQSGVGITPTPAMAILVNLKTFKVYTKDFTR; from the coding sequence ATGATTAAGGATGTCGGAGCTGCGCTTGACTTTGCACTGAACAAGGGCTTCCAGGTGCACCCGGACGCGCTCAGAATCTTGGAGCAGATAGAGGTAAAGGAACTGGAGAGGATAATCAAGCAGGTAGTAAAGGAAAAGGAGAGGCAGCGCCTGTACCTCATATCGCAGAAGGACCTTGAGATCTTTTTGGGAATAGACGAGGACGAGGTGCTCGACGACCACGCAGAGATCCTCTTTGATCCCACGCCCAAGATTGCTTCCGCAGAGGGCGTCGCCGGCTTTAACGCGCTTTTTACTAGCAGGTTTTCCAAGATGAAGAGGATCATCTCCAACAGGCCGGAGGCCAAGATGCTCAAGTCGGTCTCCGCCGTGCTCTCCGTAAAGTCAAAGGACGAGATCTACATCTGCGGCCTTGTCACCGAGAGGAAGACGGACCGAAACGTGACTAGGATATCAGTTGAGGACGACACGGGAGTGATTGAGACCATAGTCATTGACGAGGACCTGCAGAAGGTGGCCTCGTCCCTTTTGATGGACCAGTTTGTCATGGAAAAGATAGTCGCCAGCAAGAACGGCGGCTTTATCGTAAAGGACATCATAATGCCGGACGTCCCAGAGCACGCCCCGAACCGCTCCAAGACCGAGACGTACGCCCTGTTCCTGTCGGACATGCACATAGGAAGCAAGTATTTCATGGAAAAAGAGTTCACCGAGATGGTTGAGTGGCTCTCAAGCCAGGATCCGACTGCAAGAAAGATACGGTTTGTCGTAATCGGCGGTGATGTGGTGGACGGAATTGGCATCTACCCGAATCAGGACAAGGAACTGGTGGCGCTGAATACGGCCGACCAGCTAAAGCTGTTCTTTGAGGCAATAGACAAGATACCACAGCACATCAAGGTATTCATCTCCCCTGGAAACCACGATCCGGGTAGAAGGGCGCTTCCACAGCCGGCAATTCCTGCAAAGTACTGTCCCAGTTTGTGGGGTAGAAAGAACTTTTTCATGGTGGGCAATCCGGCCATGATATCATTAAACGGAGTCAAGGTGCTCATCTTCCACGGGCAGAGCGTCGATGATATTGTCAAGACCACGCCTGGCCTCAGCTATGACAAGCCAGCAAAGGTCATGCAGGCGCTCCTAAAGGCAAGGCACCTAAGTCCGATATACGGGGCCCAGACGCCGATTGCGCCGGAGACTGAGGACCTGATGGTGATTGACGAGGTGCCTGACATCTTCCATACGGGTCATGTCCACGTGGTGGATTTGGATCTGTACCGCGGCACGCTTTTGATAAACTCAGGCGCCTGGCAGGCTCAGACGCCGTTCCAGTCCGGCGTGGGAATCACGCCGACTCCGGCGATGGCGATTCTGGTCAACCTAAAGACCTTCAAGGTCTACACGAAGGATTTTACTAGATAA
- a CDS encoding AbrB/MazE/SpoVT family DNA-binding domain-containing protein encodes MLTENDELVKITSVGTISIPKQFRKYLGIQKGDYVKVSLQGDSIVVKRATIS; translated from the coding sequence ATGCTTACCGAGAACGACGAGTTGGTAAAGATCACTTCAGTCGGCACCATATCCATACCAAAGCAGTTCCGCAAATATCTAGGTATCCAGAAGGGCGACTATGTCAAAGTCAGCCTGCAGGGCGACTCTATCGTAGTAAAGAGAGCAACAATAAGCTAG